The following proteins come from a genomic window of Streptomyces sp. GS7:
- a CDS encoding DUF5709 domain-containing protein, which translates to MSDDAMGDEVYQPPRSDPQDNPNDLDMEDALDEPGLDEALDTGYSPPERPFVVNHEGTTAQEQHDRETLAHRLSVELPDVCAPEGDGIGDLADGAGEPYDDQVGAERAGRIVSYDDGFWRGSSNDVVARDVGIDGGAASAEEAAVHIAHDVGGVVEGEI; encoded by the coding sequence ATGTCCGACGACGCCATGGGCGACGAGGTCTATCAGCCGCCCAGATCCGACCCCCAGGACAACCCCAACGACCTCGACATGGAGGACGCCCTGGACGAGCCGGGGCTCGACGAGGCGCTGGACACCGGCTATTCGCCGCCCGAGCGCCCGTTCGTGGTGAACCACGAGGGCACCACGGCACAGGAGCAGCACGACCGGGAGACCCTCGCCCACCGGCTGTCCGTGGAACTCCCGGACGTCTGCGCGCCGGAGGGCGACGGCATCGGCGACCTGGCGGACGGGGCCGGTGAACCGTACGACGACCAGGTGGGCGCCGAGCGCGCCGGCCGGATCGTCAGCTACGACGACGGCTTCTGGCGCGGCAGCAGCAACGACGTCGTCGCCCGCGACGTCGGGATCGACGGCGGCGCCGCGTCCGCCGAGGAGGCGGCTGTGCACATCGCCCACGACGTCGGCGGTGTGGTCGAGGGCGAGATCTGA
- a CDS encoding plasmid stabilization protein, whose protein sequence is MPAGSSAKRERQYEHIKESAEKRGVPERRAEEIAARTVNKERARAGEAHKPGKVSTRDPKSASRRGGERSHKGAQGPTRDQLYEEARRQHIEGRSSMTKEQLRNALGR, encoded by the coding sequence ATGCCGGCAGGTTCCAGCGCCAAGCGGGAGCGCCAGTACGAGCACATCAAGGAGAGCGCCGAGAAGCGGGGTGTTCCGGAACGGCGCGCCGAGGAGATCGCCGCCCGGACGGTGAACAAGGAGCGCGCCCGCGCCGGCGAGGCCCACAAGCCCGGGAAGGTCTCCACCCGCGACCCCAAGTCCGCCTCGCGGCGCGGCGGCGAGCGCTCCCACAAGGGGGCGCAGGGCCCGACCAGGGACCAGCTCTACGAAGAGGCACGGCGTCAGCACATCGAGGGCCGTTCGTCGATGACGAAGGAGCAGCTCCGCAACGCCCTGGGCCGCTGA
- a CDS encoding class I SAM-dependent methyltransferase: protein MAHGNGTSGGTAIPDHEFWDTFYTERDQVWSGNPNVVLVRETRGLTPGTALDLGCGEGADAVWLAGQGWRVTAADVSRVALGRAAEHAAAAGVADRVDWQWHDLAESFPEGGFDLVSVQFLHHPGEIFRERILRRASGAVAPGGVLLIVGHAGFPAWEEHDHEEAHFPTPDEVLAALALREDEWEVQLSEEHERIQNAPDGRPTTRTDNALKVRRRG, encoded by the coding sequence ATGGCTCACGGCAACGGCACGAGTGGCGGCACCGCCATCCCGGACCACGAGTTCTGGGACACGTTCTACACCGAGCGCGACCAGGTCTGGAGCGGGAACCCCAACGTCGTGCTGGTCCGCGAGACCCGCGGTCTGACGCCGGGGACGGCGCTGGACCTGGGTTGCGGAGAGGGCGCGGACGCGGTCTGGCTGGCCGGGCAGGGGTGGCGGGTCACCGCCGCCGACGTCTCGCGGGTGGCGCTGGGGCGGGCGGCGGAGCACGCCGCGGCGGCCGGCGTGGCGGACCGGGTCGACTGGCAGTGGCACGACCTGGCGGAGTCGTTCCCCGAGGGCGGCTTCGATCTGGTCTCGGTGCAGTTCCTGCACCACCCGGGCGAGATCTTCCGCGAGCGGATCCTGCGGCGGGCGTCCGGTGCGGTGGCGCCGGGCGGCGTGCTGCTGATCGTCGGGCACGCCGGATTCCCCGCCTGGGAGGAGCACGACCACGAGGAGGCGCACTTCCCCACCCCCGACGAGGTGCTGGCGGCCCTCGCGCTCCGGGAGGACGAGTGGGAGGTCCAGCTCAGCGAGGAGCACGAGCGGATCCAGAACGCTCCCGACGGGCGGCCGACCACCCGTACGGACAATGCGCTGAAGGTGCGGCGCCGGGGCTGA
- a CDS encoding M1 family metallopeptidase: MTRCSRRALIRGAALLPLAATVADGLAGPLTDRYFPRHGTYAHDTASYDLHLAYHPVNASLNGRARIKAVANRSLDRVELDLSRLSVHSARIDGNRVRTRQKDGKLFLDTPRPLAKGAHFTVEVGYSGRPRPVRSPFGPIGWDRTGDPHDGTLVASQPLGAPSWFPCNDRPDDKAAFTFRISVPHGHHALANGTLLERRRTGHQECWTYHHPGPMAPYLAALYTGRFRHDSGTVHVGTADAPIALHNAYPAWMADDAEHDLARQPEMLRAFSGYFGAYPFEAYGAVVVDAELGAPVENQTLSVFGSNHIDGHRGSETLVAHEIAHQWYGNSVSLRDWRDIWLNEGFATYAEWLWSEHIGEDDAAQIAQQSWRSLQARNQDFRLADPGQRRIFDDRVYVRGACALHALRTAMGDSRFFAMLRSWHDTHRGASADTPAFVAHAERSAAHSVRPLLHSWLYEKPLPRLAAA, encoded by the coding sequence GTGACCCGATGCAGTCGGCGCGCCCTGATCAGGGGCGCCGCCCTGCTGCCGCTCGCCGCGACGGTCGCGGACGGCCTCGCCGGACCGCTCACCGACCGCTACTTCCCCCGCCATGGCACCTACGCCCACGACACCGCCTCGTACGACCTGCACCTGGCCTACCACCCGGTCAACGCCAGCCTGAACGGGCGGGCCCGGATCAAGGCGGTGGCCAACCGGTCCCTGGACCGGGTCGAACTCGACCTGTCCCGGCTGTCCGTGCACAGCGCCCGGATCGACGGGAACCGGGTCCGCACCCGGCAGAAGGACGGGAAGCTGTTCCTGGACACCCCGCGCCCGCTCGCCAAGGGGGCGCACTTCACGGTGGAGGTCGGCTACAGCGGCCGGCCCAGGCCGGTCCGCTCCCCGTTCGGCCCGATCGGCTGGGACCGGACCGGCGACCCGCACGACGGGACGCTGGTCGCCTCCCAGCCGCTCGGCGCCCCGTCCTGGTTCCCGTGCAACGACCGCCCGGACGACAAGGCCGCGTTCACCTTCCGGATCAGCGTCCCGCACGGGCACCACGCGCTCGCCAACGGCACCCTGCTCGAACGCCGCCGCACCGGGCACCAGGAGTGCTGGACCTACCACCACCCCGGTCCCATGGCCCCGTACCTCGCCGCGCTCTACACCGGCCGCTTCCGCCACGACAGCGGAACGGTCCACGTCGGCACGGCGGACGCGCCGATCGCGCTGCACAACGCGTACCCGGCGTGGATGGCCGATGACGCGGAGCACGATCTGGCCCGCCAGCCGGAGATGCTCCGCGCCTTCAGCGGCTACTTCGGGGCGTACCCCTTCGAGGCGTACGGCGCGGTGGTGGTGGACGCCGAACTCGGCGCCCCGGTCGAGAACCAGACGCTGTCCGTCTTCGGCAGCAACCACATCGACGGCCACCGCGGCTCGGAGACCCTGGTCGCGCACGAGATCGCCCACCAGTGGTACGGCAACAGCGTCAGCCTGCGCGACTGGCGCGACATCTGGCTGAACGAGGGCTTCGCCACGTACGCGGAGTGGCTCTGGTCCGAGCACATCGGCGAGGACGACGCCGCGCAGATCGCCCAGCAGTCGTGGCGTTCGCTCCAGGCACGCAACCAGGATTTCCGGCTCGCCGACCCCGGTCAGCGCCGGATCTTCGACGACCGGGTCTACGTCCGCGGCGCCTGTGCCCTGCACGCGCTGCGGACCGCCATGGGCGACAGCCGGTTCTTCGCGATGCTCCGCAGCTGGCACGACACCCACCGCGGTGCCAGTGCCGACACCCCGGCGTTCGTCGCGCACGCCGAACGCTCCGCGGCGCACTCGGTCCGCCCGCTGCTGCACTCCTGGCTGTACGAGAAGCCGCTGCCGCGCCTCGCCGCGGCCTGA
- the pls gene encoding epsilon-poly-L-lysine synthase Pls: MSSPLLESSFEQPEHLPDRAVYRTATTPHPRTLLDVLDATAAAHPQATALDTGSEVITYRDLCIETERRARQLRDYGIGPGDRVGVRVPSGTAELYLSILAILRSGAAYVPVDADDPDERAATVFREAAVCGVLGPNPQPPGLARPLGAQRLPGPEDDAWIIFTSGSTGAPKGVAVSHRSAAAFVDAEAALFLQDRPLGPGDRVLAGLSVAFDASCEEMWLAWRHGACLVPAPRSLVRAGHELGPWLVERGITVVSTVPTLAALWPDEAMRRVRLLIVGGEACPAGLVDRFAHTGREMWNTYGPTETTVVACAARLLPGEPVRIGLPLEGWQLAVVDKAGQPVPYGEEGELLIGGVGNARYLDPVKDADRFRPDRVLGTARAYRTGDLVRAERAGLLFVGRADDQVKLGGRRIELGEIDAALGALPGVRGAAAAVQTTPAGTQVLVGYVVPEQRSGDGSSFQQDKARALLKERLPGQLVPVLAEVESLPTRTSGKVDRKALPWPLPSAHDASRDHAGPALHGTAARLADIWEKLLGVRPGPDSDFVSLGGTSLVAARMASMLREHHPGVSVADLYRHPVLHRMAEHLDSLGGPVDEARPVRPVPRGTAVVQFLVQTGLYGVAGLRGLVGLALADNILGWLAPQAWAPHTAWWLIIVGWVVLFSAPMRCAIGAVGARVLAGSIKPGAYPRGGATHLRLWTAERVVAAFGIPSLLGTPWARLYARTLGCTVGRNVSLHTMPPVTGLAELGNGCSVEPEADISGWWLDGDTLHIGAVRIGAGARVAHRSMLMPGAVVGQGAELAAGGCLDGEIPDGDCWTGSPARPAGAAERISNTAWPAPRWRRSIGWSAAYALSLLGLPLLGLVAAAPALVGMYFLLRQSVAFSTAAGRLLAAAPVFAIVTTACSILVTVALVRLLGRGIKPGLHPASGGVAWRAWLVTRILDGARGSLFPIYASLATPHWLRLLGAKVGKHVEISTVLPLPSLLHVEDGAFLADDTLVAPYEIRGGWLRLGHVRIGRRAFVGNSGIVDPGHDVPDHSLVGVLSNAPANGEPGMSWLGRPAMPLPRVAAQADPGRTFAPPRKLVMARAAVEMCRVLPVICGVALAEGVYLAEQAAFTNGGLGLAALVGAPLMLASGLAALLITTLSKWLLVGRFTASEHPLWSSFVWRNELYDTFVESLAVPSMAGAFTGTPVLNWWLRTLGAKIGRGVWLESYWLPETDLITVEDGVSVNRGCVLQTHLFHDRIMRLDTVHLAEGSSLGPHGIVLPGTAVGARASIAPSSLVMRGESVPAHTRWAGNPIAGERAARPAGARSEGGAAA, translated from the coding sequence ATGTCGTCGCCCCTTCTCGAATCATCCTTCGAGCAACCAGAGCACCTGCCCGACCGGGCCGTATACCGCACGGCCACCACCCCGCACCCGCGGACCCTGCTCGACGTGCTTGACGCAACCGCCGCCGCACACCCCCAGGCGACCGCCTTGGACACGGGCTCCGAGGTGATCACCTACCGCGACCTGTGTATCGAGACCGAACGCCGCGCACGGCAGCTCAGGGATTACGGGATCGGCCCCGGCGACCGCGTGGGAGTCCGGGTGCCGTCCGGTACCGCGGAGCTGTACCTGTCGATCCTCGCCATCCTGCGCAGCGGCGCCGCCTACGTACCCGTCGACGCCGACGACCCGGACGAGCGGGCCGCCACCGTCTTCCGGGAGGCCGCCGTCTGCGGTGTCCTCGGACCGAACCCCCAGCCGCCGGGCCTGGCCCGGCCCCTGGGAGCGCAGCGGCTCCCCGGTCCCGAGGACGACGCCTGGATCATCTTCACGTCGGGTTCGACCGGCGCGCCCAAGGGCGTGGCCGTCAGCCACCGCTCCGCCGCCGCGTTCGTCGACGCCGAGGCCGCGCTGTTCCTCCAGGACCGGCCGCTGGGCCCCGGCGACCGGGTGCTGGCCGGCCTGTCCGTCGCCTTCGACGCCTCCTGCGAAGAGATGTGGCTCGCCTGGCGGCACGGCGCCTGCCTGGTGCCGGCGCCCCGCTCGCTGGTCCGGGCCGGCCATGAACTCGGCCCGTGGCTGGTCGAACGCGGCATCACCGTGGTGTCCACCGTGCCCACCCTCGCCGCGCTGTGGCCGGACGAGGCGATGCGCCGGGTCCGGCTGCTGATCGTGGGCGGCGAGGCGTGCCCGGCCGGGCTGGTCGACCGCTTCGCCCATACCGGGCGCGAGATGTGGAACACCTACGGCCCGACCGAGACCACCGTCGTCGCCTGCGCGGCCCGCCTGCTGCCGGGGGAGCCGGTACGCATCGGCCTGCCGCTGGAGGGGTGGCAGCTGGCCGTCGTCGACAAGGCCGGGCAGCCCGTGCCGTACGGCGAGGAAGGCGAGCTGCTGATCGGCGGCGTGGGCAACGCCCGCTACCTCGACCCCGTCAAGGACGCCGACCGCTTCCGGCCGGACCGCGTCCTGGGGACCGCGCGCGCCTACCGCACCGGCGACCTCGTCCGCGCCGAGCGCGCGGGCCTGCTGTTCGTCGGCCGCGCCGACGACCAGGTCAAACTGGGCGGGCGGCGGATCGAACTCGGCGAGATCGACGCCGCGCTCGGCGCCCTGCCCGGCGTCCGCGGCGCCGCCGCGGCCGTCCAGACCACCCCGGCCGGCACCCAGGTCCTGGTCGGCTACGTCGTTCCCGAGCAACGCTCCGGCGACGGCTCCAGCTTCCAGCAGGACAAGGCCAGAGCCCTGCTCAAGGAGCGGCTGCCGGGCCAGCTGGTGCCCGTACTGGCGGAGGTCGAGAGCCTGCCGACCCGGACGTCCGGCAAGGTCGACCGCAAGGCGCTGCCCTGGCCGCTGCCCTCCGCGCACGACGCGAGCCGCGACCACGCCGGCCCGGCGCTGCACGGCACCGCCGCCCGCCTCGCCGACATCTGGGAGAAACTCCTCGGCGTGCGGCCCGGCCCGGACAGCGACTTCGTCTCCCTCGGCGGCACCAGCCTGGTCGCCGCCCGCATGGCGTCCATGCTCCGCGAGCACCACCCCGGCGTCTCGGTCGCCGACCTCTACCGGCACCCCGTGCTGCACCGGATGGCCGAGCACCTGGACTCGCTCGGCGGCCCGGTCGACGAGGCCCGCCCGGTGCGCCCGGTCCCGCGCGGTACCGCGGTCGTCCAGTTCCTCGTCCAGACCGGGCTGTACGGAGTCGCCGGGCTGCGCGGGCTCGTCGGACTCGCGCTCGCGGACAACATCCTCGGCTGGCTCGCCCCGCAGGCGTGGGCCCCGCACACCGCCTGGTGGCTGATCATCGTCGGCTGGGTGGTCCTCTTCAGCGCCCCGATGCGGTGCGCCATCGGTGCCGTCGGCGCCCGGGTGCTCGCCGGCTCCATCAAGCCCGGCGCCTACCCGCGCGGCGGCGCCACCCACCTGCGGCTGTGGACCGCCGAACGCGTCGTCGCGGCCTTCGGCATCCCGTCCCTGCTCGGCACGCCCTGGGCGCGGCTGTACGCCCGGACGCTGGGCTGCACCGTCGGGCGCAACGTGTCGCTGCACACCATGCCGCCGGTCACCGGCCTCGCCGAACTCGGCAACGGCTGCAGCGTCGAGCCCGAGGCCGACATCTCCGGCTGGTGGCTCGACGGCGACACCCTGCACATCGGTGCGGTCCGCATCGGCGCCGGAGCCCGGGTCGCCCACCGCAGCATGCTGATGCCCGGCGCCGTGGTCGGCCAGGGCGCCGAACTCGCCGCCGGCGGCTGCCTGGACGGCGAGATCCCCGACGGCGACTGCTGGACCGGCTCCCCGGCCCGCCCGGCCGGCGCCGCCGAGCGGATCTCCAACACCGCGTGGCCCGCCCCGCGTTGGCGGCGCTCGATCGGCTGGAGCGCCGCCTACGCGCTCTCCCTGCTGGGCCTGCCGCTGCTGGGGCTGGTGGCTGCTGCGCCCGCGCTGGTCGGCATGTACTTCCTGCTCCGCCAGAGCGTCGCCTTCTCCACCGCGGCGGGGCGGCTGCTCGCGGCCGCACCCGTCTTCGCGATCGTGACCACGGCATGTTCGATTTTGGTGACCGTCGCTCTGGTGCGGCTCCTCGGCCGCGGCATCAAGCCCGGTCTGCACCCCGCGAGCGGCGGGGTCGCCTGGCGCGCCTGGCTGGTCACCCGCATCCTGGACGGCGCCCGCGGCAGCCTCTTCCCGATCTACGCCAGCCTCGCCACCCCGCACTGGCTGCGGCTGCTCGGCGCCAAGGTCGGCAAGCACGTCGAGATCTCCACCGTGCTGCCGCTGCCGTCCCTGCTGCACGTCGAGGACGGCGCCTTCCTCGCCGACGACACCCTGGTCGCGCCCTACGAAATCCGCGGCGGCTGGCTGCGGTTGGGCCACGTCCGCATCGGCCGGCGGGCCTTCGTCGGCAACTCCGGCATCGTCGACCCCGGCCACGACGTGCCCGACCACAGCCTGGTCGGTGTGCTCTCCAACGCCCCGGCGAACGGCGAGCCCGGGATGTCCTGGCTGGGCCGGCCCGCCATGCCGCTGCCGCGGGTGGCGGCCCAGGCCGACCCGGGGCGCACCTTCGCGCCGCCGCGCAAGCTGGTCATGGCCCGCGCCGCCGTCGAGATGTGCCGGGTGCTGCCGGTGATCTGCGGAGTCGCCCTCGCCGAGGGCGTGTACCTCGCCGAGCAGGCCGCCTTCACCAACGGCGGCCTCGGCCTCGCGGCGCTGGTCGGCGCCCCGCTGATGCTGGCCTCCGGCCTCGCGGCGCTGCTCATCACGACCCTGTCGAAGTGGCTGCTGGTCGGCCGGTTCACCGCGAGCGAGCATCCGCTGTGGTCGTCGTTCGTCTGGCGCAACGAGCTCTACGACACCTTCGTCGAGTCGCTCGCCGTGCCGTCGATGGCCGGCGCGTTCACCGGCACACCGGTGCTCAACTGGTGGCTGCGCACCCTCGGCGCCAAGATCGGGCGCGGGGTGTGGCTGGAGAGCTACTGGCTGCCGGAGACCGACCTGATCACCGTTGAGGACGGCGTCAGCGTCAACCGCGGCTGCGTCCTGCAGACCCACCTCTTCCACGACCGGATCATGCGGCTGGACACCGTCCACCTCGCCGAGGGCTCCTCCCTGGGCCCGCACGGCATCGTGCTCCCCGGGACCGCTGTCGGGGCCCGCGCCTCGATCGCACCGTCCTCCCTGGTCATGCGCGGCGAGAGCGTGCCCGCACACACCCGGTGGGCCGGCAACCCGATCGCCGGCGAGCGCGCGGCGCGTCCCGCCGGGGCCCGCTCGGAAGGCGGTGCGGCAGCGTGA
- a CDS encoding NRAMP family divalent metal transporter — protein MTHTTVRTAVPTQRPTAVLDDAHVGDIRGALGTIKLDDTAPRTGLSAKLKTLLAIVGPGLIVMVGDNDAGAFATYGQAGQNYSTHLLWTLLLLIPVLYVNQEMVLRLGAVTGVGHARLILERFGKFWGAFSVIDLFLLNALTLVTEFIGITLAAGYLGLPKAGSVILAAVVIVSAAFTGSFRRFERVAIFLCAGSLLLIPLYFMIHPKTSQMAHDFVVPTMPGGSGQLATVMLLIIGIVGTTVAPWQLFFQQSYVIDKRITPRFMRYEKADLWIGIAIVVIGAAAIMGFTATAFTATKGFGNFTDAAGIATGLEAHAGKLAGILFAIALLDASIIGAFAVSLSTAYAIGDVFGIKHSLHRGIKGAKGFYAIYAGVVAVAATIVLIPGSPLGLLTEGVQTLAGVLLPSATVFLLLLCNDRTVLGPWTNGPKTNAFTATVVGVLVTLSIILTASVLFPDISATTILDIMAACGIAGVLAIGYAEVRRRNKGWALSGRPIDRSGKDDWRMPPLETLPKPIFSTGRKIGMGALRTYLLIAMALVVLKIVEVALHQ, from the coding sequence ATGACCCACACGACCGTCCGCACCGCGGTCCCGACCCAGCGCCCCACCGCCGTTCTCGATGACGCACACGTAGGCGACATCCGCGGTGCACTGGGCACCATCAAGCTCGACGACACCGCACCCCGCACCGGCCTGTCAGCCAAGCTCAAGACCCTCCTGGCCATCGTCGGCCCCGGCCTGATCGTCATGGTCGGCGACAACGACGCCGGCGCCTTCGCCACCTACGGCCAAGCCGGCCAGAACTACAGCACCCACCTGCTGTGGACCCTCCTCCTGCTCATCCCCGTCCTCTACGTCAACCAGGAAATGGTCCTGCGCCTCGGCGCCGTCACCGGCGTCGGCCACGCCCGCCTCATCCTCGAACGCTTCGGCAAATTCTGGGGCGCCTTCTCCGTCATCGACCTCTTCCTCCTCAACGCCCTCACCCTGGTCACCGAGTTCATCGGCATCACCCTCGCCGCCGGCTACCTGGGGCTGCCCAAGGCCGGTTCGGTGATCCTGGCCGCCGTGGTCATCGTCTCCGCCGCCTTCACCGGCTCCTTCCGCCGGTTCGAGCGCGTGGCCATCTTCCTGTGCGCGGGGTCACTGCTGCTCATCCCGCTGTACTTCATGATCCACCCCAAGACCTCGCAGATGGCACACGACTTCGTCGTACCCACCATGCCCGGCGGATCGGGTCAGCTGGCCACCGTCATGCTGCTGATCATCGGCATCGTCGGCACCACCGTCGCCCCCTGGCAGCTGTTCTTCCAGCAGTCCTACGTCATCGACAAGCGCATCACCCCCCGCTTCATGCGCTACGAGAAGGCCGACCTGTGGATCGGCATCGCCATCGTCGTCATCGGCGCCGCCGCCATCATGGGCTTCACCGCCACCGCCTTCACCGCAACCAAAGGCTTCGGCAACTTCACCGACGCGGCAGGCATCGCCACCGGCCTCGAAGCCCACGCCGGCAAACTCGCCGGCATCCTCTTCGCCATCGCCCTCCTCGACGCCTCCATCATCGGCGCCTTCGCCGTCTCCCTCTCCACCGCCTACGCCATCGGCGACGTCTTCGGCATCAAGCACTCCCTCCACCGCGGCATCAAAGGCGCCAAGGGCTTCTACGCCATCTACGCCGGAGTGGTGGCCGTCGCCGCCACCATCGTCCTGATCCCCGGCTCCCCCCTCGGCCTGCTCACCGAAGGCGTCCAGACCCTCGCCGGCGTCCTCCTCCCCTCCGCCACCGTCTTCCTCCTCCTGCTCTGCAACGACCGCACCGTCCTCGGCCCCTGGACCAACGGCCCCAAAACCAACGCCTTCACCGCCACCGTCGTCGGCGTCCTCGTCACCCTCTCCATCATCCTGACCGCCTCCGTCCTCTTCCCGGACATCAGCGCCACCACCATCCTCGACATCATGGCCGCCTGCGGCATCGCCGGAGTCCTCGCGATCGGCTACGCGGAGGTCCGCCGCCGGAACAAGGGCTGGGCCCTCAGCGGCCGGCCGATCGACCGCAGCGGCAAGGACGACTGGCGGATGCCGCCGCTGGAGACCCTGCCGAAGCCGATCTTCTCCACCGGCCGCAAGATCGGCATGGGTGCCCTGCGGACGTATCTGCTCATCGCGATGGCCCTGGTCGTCCTCAAGATCGTCGAGGTCGCGCTGCACCAGTAG
- a CDS encoding MgtC/SapB family protein: MHTLTIIDFLIRLATGVACGALIGVERQWRARMAGLRTNALVAAGATLFVLYSTAVGDSGSPTRVASYVVSGIGFLGGGVILRDGAGVRGLNTAATLWCSAAVGVLAASGRLALAVLGTVAVLAVHLVLRPAGRLLDRAPASGSDPDAAVHATVHVVCERRAETHIRALLLQALTASGLTPTGLRARRESEDTTGFRAAVTVSGDIAQALEQVITRLSLEPGVRDLHWHLSDGEVTAEQRVLA, from the coding sequence ATGCACACCCTCACCATCATCGACTTCCTGATCCGGCTCGCCACCGGCGTCGCCTGTGGAGCGCTGATCGGCGTCGAGCGCCAATGGCGTGCCCGGATGGCGGGGCTGCGCACCAACGCCCTGGTGGCCGCGGGCGCGACCCTCTTCGTCCTCTACAGCACGGCCGTCGGCGACTCGGGCAGCCCAACCCGGGTGGCGTCCTACGTCGTCTCCGGTATCGGCTTCCTCGGCGGCGGGGTGATCCTGCGCGACGGGGCCGGAGTGCGCGGGCTCAACACCGCGGCCACGCTGTGGTGTTCCGCGGCGGTCGGCGTGCTCGCCGCCTCCGGCCGGCTGGCGCTCGCCGTCCTGGGCACCGTCGCGGTCCTGGCCGTACACCTCGTACTGCGCCCGGCCGGGCGGCTGTTGGACCGGGCCCCGGCCTCCGGGTCCGACCCGGACGCGGCCGTCCACGCCACTGTCCACGTGGTCTGCGAGCGCCGCGCCGAGACGCACATCCGCGCCCTCCTGCTCCAGGCACTGACCGCCTCCGGGCTGACCCCCACGGGCCTCCGGGCCCGGCGCGAGTCCGAGGACACCACCGGCTTCCGCGCCGCGGTCACCGTCTCCGGCGACATCGCCCAGGCCCTGGAGCAGGTCATCACCCGCCTCTCGCTGGAGCCCGGCGTACGGGACCTGCACTGGCACCTCAGCGACGGCGAAGTCACCGCGGAGCAGCGGGTACTGGCCTGA
- a CDS encoding phage tail sheath family protein has translation MTPPDPPGAHVTEKPGGVRTITGASTSVPAFLGYTRVSPKDDPHAAVASYTDAERRTPRLVRGWREFVVRYSMEGLTQERAEVTTPKDRNALERCFTLAEAVYGFFANGGQSCYVVGFTDPTKPVTAAALAGGAVDRTGLGGLVTEPGVSMVAVPNLWEMTRAVPTAEDPVAVNPADGKVLIEAVLKHCTEMGNRLALVDPPPGLLPGAVETFANGQLAAPTTDDAAFTALYYPWVAVPGIEGRRRTVPPCGHMAGVWARTDAERGVFRAPANEAPRGVLEIPVLLTDEEQGALNAVGVNCLRAFPGRGLLVWGARTRSTTRDCKYLSVRRLVCFLRDSIEQSSRWAVFEPNDERLWGALRHAVSTFLMDQWRQGALVGRTPEEAFHVVCDESNNPREKRDAGEVHCDIGVAPVRPAEFVHFGIAQIAGQPGK, from the coding sequence ATGACACCGCCCGATCCGCCCGGGGCCCACGTCACGGAGAAGCCCGGTGGCGTGCGTACGATCACCGGCGCGAGCACGTCCGTTCCGGCCTTTCTCGGCTATACGCGCGTGTCCCCGAAGGACGATCCCCATGCGGCGGTCGCGTCGTACACGGACGCGGAACGCCGGACTCCGCGACTGGTCCGCGGCTGGCGGGAGTTCGTCGTCCGCTACAGCATGGAGGGGCTGACGCAGGAGCGGGCGGAGGTCACCACACCGAAGGACCGCAACGCCCTGGAACGGTGCTTCACTCTCGCCGAGGCGGTCTACGGCTTCTTCGCCAACGGCGGGCAGTCCTGCTACGTCGTGGGGTTCACCGATCCGACGAAGCCGGTGACCGCCGCGGCGCTCGCCGGCGGCGCGGTGGACCGCACCGGACTCGGCGGGCTGGTGACCGAGCCCGGGGTCAGCATGGTCGCGGTGCCCAACCTCTGGGAGATGACCCGGGCCGTTCCCACGGCCGAAGACCCCGTCGCGGTGAATCCGGCGGACGGCAAGGTCCTGATCGAGGCCGTACTGAAGCACTGCACCGAGATGGGCAACCGGCTCGCGCTGGTGGATCCGCCGCCGGGCCTGCTCCCCGGCGCGGTGGAGACCTTCGCGAACGGGCAGTTGGCGGCGCCCACCACCGACGACGCGGCGTTCACCGCGCTGTACTACCCCTGGGTCGCCGTCCCCGGTATCGAGGGGCGGCGGCGGACCGTGCCGCCGTGCGGTCACATGGCGGGGGTGTGGGCCCGTACGGATGCCGAGCGCGGGGTGTTCAGGGCCCCCGCCAACGAGGCGCCGCGCGGCGTACTGGAGATCCCGGTGCTGCTGACCGACGAGGAACAGGGGGCGCTCAACGCCGTGGGCGTCAACTGCCTTCGGGCGTTCCCCGGGCGGGGACTGCTGGTGTGGGGTGCGCGGACGCGGTCGACGACCAGGGACTGCAAGTACCTGAGCGTGCGGCGGCTGGTCTGCTTCCTGCGCGACTCGATCGAGCAGTCGTCGAGATGGGCGGTGTTCGAGCCGAACGACGAGCGGTTGTGGGGGGCGTTGCGGCATGCGGTGTCGACGTTTCTGATGGATCAGTGGCGGCAGGGGGCGCTGGTGGGGCGCACCCCGGAGGAGGCGTTCCACGTCGTCTGCGATGAGTCGAACAATCCGCGGGAGAAGCGGGACGCGGGGGAGGTGCACTGCGACATCGGGGTGGCGCCGGTGCGGCCCGCCGAGTTCGTGCACTTCGGCATCGCGCAGATCGCCGGGCAGCCGGGGAAGTAG